The nucleotide window TAACGTAAAAGTAGCTGCATTAGACGAAAGCATGGTTACCAAAGGTGATGCTATATTCAAAACAAAATGTTCCGCATGCCATAAGCTGACAGACGAAAAACTGGTTGGTCCAGGCTGGAAAGGTGTTACCGGTAGGAAAGAACCTTACTGGATTATGAACTTTATCACAAACCCAGATGCTATGATTGACAAAGATCCTGAACTTCAAGCTCAACTTGAAATATGTTTAGTAAGAATGCCTAATCAAAACCTTACTGACGATGATGCCCGCCATATCCTTGAGTTTATGAGAAAAAATGACGGCGCTAAGTAATAAAACAACCTAAAAATAAACCTAAATTTATGAAACTACAATCAGTTTTTTTATATTCCTTATTAGGAATAACTCTGGTTGGTACTTCCTGCAAGCCTAAGGGGACATCCTCGGCTGTAACAGGTGGTGCTGCCGAAAAGACCTATGTGCCTCCTGGTAAATATGACGAATTGTATAACTTCGTCTCTGGCGGATTCAGTGGTCAAATGTCCGTTTATGGTCTGCCCAGTGGTAGATTACTTCGCGTAATTCCCGTATTCTCTGTTGATCCAGAAAAAGGATGGGGATACAGCGAAGAAACAAAACCGATGCTAAACACCTCACACGGTTTTGTACCTTGGGATGATTTACACCACGTAGAACTCTCCCAAACAAACGGAGAAGTTAATGGTAAGTGGGTATTTGGTAACGCAAATAACACCCCGCGTATTGCCAGAATAGACCTCAAAACCTTCCGTACAGCCGAAATTATTGAGTTGCCAAATAGTGCAGGTAACCACAGCTCACCATACGGTACAGAAAATACCGAATACGTAGTAGCCGGAACCCGTTTCAGCGTTCCCGCTGACGGTGCCGGTTCTGATGTGCCGATTAGCTCCTATAAAGAAAACTTCAAAGGACATATCAGCTTTATCAGCGTTGATAAAGAAACCGGAAAAATGGATTTATCCTTCCAGATTCGTACTCCGGGCGTTAACTTTGACTTAGCCCGCTGCGGAAAAGCAAAATCTCACGGTTGGTTCTTCTTCTCTTGCTACAACACAGAGCAAGCCAATACACTGCTTGAAGTGAATGCTTCTAAAAATGATAAAGACTTTATCATGGCAGTAAATTGGAAAAAAGCTGAAGAATACTTAAAAGCCGGCAAAGGAAAAAAAGTACCTGTAAAATATGCTCACAATACTTACAATGAGACTACTCACACAGCAACCTCTGAATTTAAAAATGAAGTCATTGTGTTAGATGCCGCTGAGTTGAAAGACATCTGCTACTTTATACCTTGCCCGAAATCTCCACACGGCTGCGACGTTAACCCAACCGGTGAGTATATCGTAGGAAGCGGTAAATTAGCTGCATTACTACCTGTATTTAGTTTTGATAAAATCCAAACAGCTATTGCTGAAAAGCAATTTGAAGGAGAATACGGTGGAATCCCCGTTATCAAATACGAAGCTGCCCTCCACGGAGAAGTTCAAAAGCCCGGCTTAGGCCCATTACACACCGAATTTGATGCTAACGGATTTGCTTACACCTCATTCTTCGTTTCTTCTGAAGTTGTAAAATGGAACGTTAAGGAACTAAAAGTAGTAGATAGAGTTCCAACTTACTACTCTGTAGGCCACCTTTGCGTACCCGGCGGTAATACCAGAAAGCCTTATGGAAAATATGTGATTGCCTACAACAAAATCACCAAAGACAGATACTTACCTACAGGACCAGAACTTTCTCAAAGTGCTCAGTTGTTTGACATATCAGGCGATAAAATGCAGCTGATACTGGACTTCCCAACCATTGGTGAACCACACTATGCGCAAGCCGCACCTGCCGAACTCTTTACCAAAAATCAGTATAAGATATACAAGATTGAAGAGAACAAACACCCGTATGTCGCTAAAGGCGAAGCAGAAACAAAAGCAGTTCGTGAAGGAAATAAAGTTCACATATACTTAACAACTATTCGTTCTCACATAGCCCCTGATAATATCGAAGGCGTAAAAGTGGGAGATGAAGTGTATTTCCACGTTACAAACTTAGAGCAAGACTGGGATATTCCACATGGCTTTGCTATCAAGGGTGCCAATAATGGTGAACTACTAATCATGCCGGGTGAAACTACAACCTTAAAGTGGATACCCGAAAAAACCGGTATTTTCCCGATGTATTGTACTGACTTTTGTAGTGCTTTGCACCAAGAAATGCAGGGATATGTACGGGTTTCCCCAGCCGGAAGCAATGTACCTCTAACGGCTAGCATTGGCAAAAACGCTGCAGACGAAAAAGCTCAAAAATAATCTTGATTTAAAGCTATAATAATCAAGGGGATAATTACCGTAATATTTTACGGTAGTTATTCCCTTTCCTTTTGAACCAAATTATACTTATGAATACTTCCAAATTATCATTAAAATCAAAAATTTTAGTTGCCTTCGGGGGACTAATGTTAGCCTTAGCACTTTTCTTCCCGCTTTGGAGGATAGATTTTGAAGCACCACAATATCCTGAAGGATTACGGATGTTTATTTATCCGCACAAAATGGGAGGAGACGTTCAGATAATCAACGGCTTAAATCACTATATCGGGATGAAAACAATCCACGATGACTCCTTTGTTGAACTAAAGATATTACCTTATTTGATTGGTGGATTTTCTGTGTTCTTCTTTCTTACCGCTTTTTTGGGTGGAAAAAAAGCATTATATACCTTAACATTGGTATTTATTCTTTTTGGGATTGCTTCCATGATAGACTTTTGGCACTGGGAATACCAGTATGGCCATGAATTAGACCCAAATGCCGCTATAAAAGTACCCGGAGCTACCTATCAACCCCCCTTGATTGGCTATAAATTACTGCTAAACTTTGGGGTACTTTCTCTCCCTGATGTTGGCGGAATTATGCTTGTAATAGCCGGCTTAGTTCTTGTTATAGCTATTATGCTGGAAAACAACTTGTTAAATCGGTTTATGGGTAAAAAAATGATGCTCATATTACCGTTTTCGGCGATGTTCTTCTTAGCTTGTGTTAGCTCCGGGCCGGAATCAATTACCTTGAATAAAGATAACTGCGCCTACTGCAAAATGACTATCAGCGATGGTCGCTTTGGCTGCGAAATAATCACAGAAAAAGGCAGAACCTACAAATTTGACGATATTGAGTGTATGTTTGCTTACCTCAAACAAAATCAAAGTACACCTATTCAGAGTCATTGGGTACACAACTATTTGGATAAAAGCAACTTAATTCCTGCGGAAAAATCTTATTATGTAACAACAACAACAAAGGCAATTTCCAGCCCAATGGGGGGAAATACAGCCGCTTTCAAAAACAAATCAGATGCAGAGTCAGCAGCATCTAAATACAATACTCAGGTGCAAACGTGGGAACAAATAGCCGCTTCAAAAAAATAACCTCCGTCTTACTGCTCTCCTTATTCATTGGACAATTTTCACCCCCCAAAATATATTCAGCAGTCTTTTCGGTTGGTGAAAAATTTCAACTGAAAAACATCCGGCAGGCTCTCTTGCTGGCTAACCCACATGATACAATTACAGTTTATGGCGGCAAATACCAAGAAGGTAATCTGGTAATCCAAAAACCAATTACTTTAATAGGGATAAATAATCCCATTATAGATGGTGAAAAAAAGCATGAAGTCATCTCCATAAAAGCAGATTCCGTTACCATTACCGGGTTTATTATTCAGCAATCAAGCCATGCCATCTTAGAAGACCCGGCCGGCATCAAGGTTTATAACCGAAGAAATATAGCAATCATCGGAAATAGAATTGAAGATACCTATTTTGGGGTTTATATTCAAAATGGCAGCCATTGTATTATCAAAAATAATACACTTATCGGAAAAGCTGCGGAAGAATACCAGTCCGGTAATGGAATTCACTGCTGGAAAAGCGATAGCCTCCAAATTATTGGAAATAGCATACAAGGACATCGAGATGGAATTTACTTTGAATTTGTAACTGCCTCCATAATCTGGCGAAATATTTCTAAACATAATCTCCGCTATGGATTACACTTTATGTTTTCAGATAATGATGCCTATATCTCTAATGTATTTAAGCACAACGGTGCCGGCGTAGCCGTAATGTTTACTAAAAAAGTAGTTATGCTGAATAACCATTACCAAGATAATTGGGGAGATTCCGCCTATGGAATATTACTCAAAGAAATATCCGATGCCTATATGATGGGAAATAACTTCTATGCAAACACTTCCGCCATCTTCATGGAAGGCACTAACCGGATTATCATTGAACGAAATAACTTCAAGGATAACGGCTGGGGCATAAAAATCCAAGCAAGCTGTATGGATAATGTGGTCCGTTATAATAACTTCATAAACAACACATTTGACGTTAGTACCAACGGAAACTTAGTCCTAAATACCTTTGAAAAAAATTATTGGGATAAGTATGAAGGCTATGACTTAGATAAAGACAGTATTGGAGACGTTCCCTATCATCCCCTAAGTTTATTTTCAGTAATCGCCGAAAAAAACCCAACAGTTATGCTGCTCTACCGAAGTTTTATGGTAATGCTCTTAGATAAATCTGAAAAAATTATTCCCAGTTTAACACCCGAAAATTTTGTTGATAACTCCCCCGTTATTAAAAAATGGAAACTGTAATCGAAGTAAAAAACCTTTCTAAGCAATTTAATAAGATTCCAGTCTTAAAAAATGTGAATCTTACTTTAAACAAAGGAGAGTGTATCGCGCTTATTGGCCCAAATGCTTGCGGGAAAACCACCCTGATTAAAAGCATTTTAGGTATGGTATTACCTACCCAAGGTGAGATTTTTTTTCAGGGAAAAACCATCAAGCAGGATAATCTATATCGAAACCACATCGGTTATATGCCCCAGATTGGAAAGTATCCGGAAAATATGACAATCAATCAAGTAATAGAAATGATTAAAGACATCCGCCCTTGGATAACTACTTATGACGAAGACTTGATTACCCAATTTCAACTTCAGGCAATGGCGTTTAAAAAAATGCGTACTCTAAGTGGCGGAACTACCCAAAAAGTAAGTGCCGCAATTGCTTTTTTATTCAACCCAGATGTTTTGATTCTAGATGAACCAACCGCCGGCTTAGACCCCCTCGCCGCTGATATACTCAAAGAAAAAATTATCCGCGAAAGAAATAACGGAAAACTTATCCTAATAACTTCCCACTTACTCAGTGAGTTAGACGAGCTTATCTCCGAAGTAATCTTTATGCAAGAGGGAAATATCATATTTCATCAAAAAACCCAAGAATTACGTGAACAAACCCAGGAAAGCAAAATCTCAAAAGCTATATCCGTAATCCTCCAAAAAAATAACCCATGAATAAACTCATCCGTTTTGTCATAACTGATGTTTTGAAATCCAAAATCATCATTGGTTATACCATTTTTATAACTTGTATAGCTTGGGGAACTTTCTTATTAGAAGATAGCCCCACTAAGGGAATAGCTACCTTGCTAAACATTGTATTACTGATAGTTCCGCTATTTTCCCTCGTTTTTTCTACCATATACATCTACAATAGTTCTGAATTTATCGAGCTGCTATTAAGCCAACCGATTCAACGAAAAACTATCTGGTTAAGCATATTTGCCGGATTAATGACTTGTTTGGTGATTTCATTAGCTGTGGCTATCGGATTACCGCTTCTTTTATTTGTAGATATTGACTTAGCCATCATGATTATGGTAATGGCAGCATTGGTTGCTGGAGTTTTTACTGCCTTAGCAACACTTTGCTCCATCCTAAGCAGAGATAAAGCCAAAGGAATTGGCTATGCCGTGATGGCGTGGCTTCTATTAGCATTCTTTTTTGATGTCTTAATACTCTTCTTATTATTCCAATTTGCAGATTATCCCATAGAAAAACCGGCCGTAGTCTTAGTTTCCTTAAACCCGATAGATTTAGCCAGAATATTAATACTCTTAAAGTTAGATATTTCTTCAATGTTAGGATTTACCGGCGCCGTTTTTAGATCCTTTTTTGGAAATAATTTAGGAATGGTTATGGCTATTTTGATGCTTTTTTTGTGGATTATTCTACCGGTTTGGGCATCAACCAAAATTTTTGGTAAAAAAGATTTGTAATACTGGGTGTATTTTGCAGGGATAATTTTATCTAAATGCATCTTCAATAGGGTGAATTTCAGGCTGTTGATCTGAAAATACTGTAATGGCAAGTACATCAAAACGAGCCGGCAGTTCTGTATAGGAGGGGTTTTTATGGTAAAATGCGGCAGCAGCCCGCCGTAAACGTTCTTGCTTTTGATGAGAAATATTCATCTCAGGAAAAAAACCCGTTTTTGCGAATGTAGTTTTGACTTCTACAAAAACAAGTTGGTTGCTTTTTTGGCAAACAATATCAATTTCTAAATGCTCAAAACGCCAATTTTGGAAAAGTATTTGGTAATTATTAGTTTCTAACCAATTACGCGCTAATGTTTCTCCGTATTTTCCGAGTTTTTGGTTGTGTTTAGGCATAATAATAAAGTAAGAGGCTGGTGCGTTTTGTGCGACCAGCCTCTTAGTATGGTTTATTAGGGTTAAAAAAGGAATAATTACATCATTCCGCCCATTCCGCCCATTCCACCCATTGCGGCAGGGTTTGGCATTGCGGATTTTTCTTCTTCAGCATCACAGATAACACACTCGGTTGTTAGGAGTAATCCTGCGATAGAAGCGGCGTTTTCCAGTGCGCAACGTGCTACTTTGGTTGGGTCAATAACGCCTGTTTCAAAAAGTTTTTCATACTGCTCGGTGCGGGCGTTGTATCCAAAATCGCCTTCACCTTCGCGTACTTTTTGTAGAATAACGGCTCCTTCAAGACCTGCATTAGCAACAATTTGACGAAGAGGCTCTTCTAAGGAACGGCGTACAATAGATACTCCAATGCCTACGTCTCCTTTTAATAAATTGTCGTTAATTCCGCCACGCCCCTTGTCAATAGAAGCGATAGTGCGTACAAAGGCTACGCCACCACCGGGGATGATGCCTTCTTGCACAGCAGCGCGGGTAGCGTGTAAAGCATCTTCTACGCGGGCTTTCTTCTCTTTCATAGCTACTTCGGTTGGCGCACCAATATGGAGTACTGCAACTCCACCGGCAAGTTTAGCCAAACGCTCATTGAGTTTTTCCTTGTCATACTCAGAGGTAGTAACTTCAATTTGTGCTTTAATTTGATTTACACGGGCTTTAATATCATCGCTATTTCCTTTTCCGCCAACAACAGTAGTGTTGTCTTTGTCAATAGAAACTTTGGAGCAACGTCCTAAGAAGTCTAATGTTGCATTTTCTAATTTATAACCACGATCTTCAGAGATAACAGTTCCACCGGTTAAGATAGCAATATCTTCTAACATAGCCTTGCGGCGGTCTCCAAAACCGGGAGCTTTAACAGCAGCTATTTTGAGAGAACCACGTAATTTGTTTACTACGATTGTAGCAAGTGCTTCGCCATCAATATCTTCTGCTATTACCAATAATGGACGGCCAGTCTGAATTTGCTTTTCTAAGATGGGAAGAAGCTCCTTCATGCTGGATATTTTTTTGTCATAAATCAGCAAGTAAGGGTCTTCGAGTTCTACGGTCATGTTATCCGAATTGGTTACGAAGTACGGGGATATGTATCCGCGGTCAAACTGCATACCTTCTACGGTTTTGAGTTCTGTTTCGGTTCCTCTGGCTTCTTCAACGGTAATTACACCGTCTTTACCCACAGTATCCATAGCTTTAGCTATTAAGCTGCCGATTTCGCTGTCTCCATTAGCTGAAACAGTGGCGACTTGCTCTATTTCTTTGGTTCCGGAGATAGGGCGGGAAAGTTTTTTGAGGTTGTCTATCACAACAGCAACGGCTTCATCAATGCCCCGTTTTAGTTCCATCGGGTTTGAGCCGGCAGCTACGTTTTTAAGTCCTTCACGAACAATAGCTTGTGCTAAAACAGTTGCGGTAGTAGTTCCATCACCGGCGATGTCTGCGGTTTTGGAAGCCACTTCTTTAACCATCTGTGCACCCATATTTTCGATAGGATCTCTTAATTCGATTTCCTTAGCTACGGTAACACCGTCTTTGGTTATCAATGGAGCACCAAATTTTTTGTCAATAACTACATTACGCCCCCTAGGGCCTAAGGTAACTTTTACAGCGTTTGATAAAGCATCAACACCCGCTTTTAATTTTTCGCGAGCTTCTCTGTCGAATTGAATGTTTTTAGGCATAATCTTTTTAATAAAATTTGAATTAAACGATAGCGAATATATCTGATTCTTTCATAATGAGGTAATCTTTACCTTCAATTTGAATTTCTGTACCGGCATATTTGCCATATAATACTACTTGACCTACTTTTACGGTAGTAGGTTCATCTTTTTTACCCGGGCCAACGGCCACAACAATACCGCGCTGTGGGCGTTCTTTTGCGGTATCTGGAATGATAATCCCTGATGCGGTTTTTTCTTCTGCCAACGCGGCCTCAATCACAACGCGGTCGGCTAATGGTTGAATTTTTACTGACATAATTTATTTCTATGAATAATAGTTTATAAAGTTTATCTCTCCTTATCGAATAGTATGCCAAATAATAACATCATGCCAAATATACTGATTTTGGCATAATTAAGTATGAATGATAAAACTTTTATTGACAAATTGGCAGTTTTTGGATAATTGAAAATATCCTACTTATTTAGTATTCTCTATTTTGGGGGGAGATTTCGCGGCTGTTATGCGCTTTTTTACCAAAATATCTCCATACCAACTATCTATACTTACGCTGTCTTTATCCCAAAAAGCCTCTATGGAGTTTGTTAGAGCTATTAGTGTTAAGCTCGGAGTATCTAAAAGTACTTTGGTTGAATCTACTGAAACTGTGTAAGTGTCTGAATATTGCTGCTTTAGCTTGTAACAAGTATTAACAACCGGCTTAAAGTCAATTATTTCTTCTTCTCCTGTTAAGGATACAAACTTAATTTTAGCCTGCTGGAAATCTGGAATAAAACTACCCAAACCGGTGATTTCCACAGTATTAGATTGATAACGCCCAAAGTTAGTGGATATCCAATAGTCATACCCGGAAATAGACCGCCATTTGGGATTTTTATCTAAAAAATTACAATAAAAAATCTTTTCTCGATTTTCCTGATTGCTGTAACCTACCCTCAAGTATATTTCTAAACTATTCACAATTTGATATAAACCTCTTTTAGAATCGGTAGCCAGCAATAAAGAATCTATAGAAATAGCTAAAAATGGTTGAATTTCTGCAAATGAATTGGTTTGGCGAAAGAAATCGAGCATACTGCGTAATTGTTCCCCGTCATTGTCTTTCCAAACTCGGTTTTTGTCAGGAATAAACCGACCTTGACTTAAAGCATTATTTTGGGTTAATATTTTCTGGAACCGGTCTTTTTGGCTGCGTACAGACCAACCTACTGCCCCAACCGGCCCAATTAAGCTGATTAAAGCCGCTACAAACAGCGACTGAGGAATCCGTTCTATATTTTTCTCCCGAGAAAATGTGAAATATAATGTAACAACCGTTAGCCAAATCGCTAATTCCACTAAATAATATCGGTTGGGAGTTACTCCGTATTGATAAATACGTTCATACGCAGCTAAAAATAATAGTATAATTAACGGAAATAATGCTAAATAAAAATATTTTGAAAATACTAATATCCAGCTATTTTCAGGTTTGTTTTGTATCGGCCAAATGAGTAATAACGCCAATATACCTGCAATAGAAAAACACAAAACCAACCAACCAACCCAGCCAGAAGGTAGCAAAAATGTGATTATTATTTCAGCTAAATAAAGATATAAAATCCCCAAATACACAACTACTAAGGGAAGCAGCACAAACTGAACAAATTGTTTTAATAGGGAGGGGTAGTTTGTATCTTGTTCTAAAACTTCCCAATCGTGTGGAATACCGGCCAAAAAATACCATGTGTTAAAGATGCAAGTAATAAATGCCAATAAGTCCCCATAGATTTTGTCAGGCATATCCACATGAAGTAACTTATCAATAGAAAGTAACGCAACTGAAATTCCAATAAAGAGCGTCCCCGAAAAAAGTACAGATTGAATAATCCGCTGAAAAAGTATGCGGTTATATTGCCAAAAGCTTGTTGTAGAAGATTTTCCTAAAAAAGGTAAAAACGCTATTAAAAAATGGGCTGCCAACATATACATCCCGACTTGATAAAAATCTACCTCTACTATGGGAAAACTGATGGTGAAATACAGTGCATAAACAAACAATAATGACACAAATTGAATCGGGATACGCCATATTTTAAATTGGCTACGCTCTGCCCATAGAGATGTAGATACCGAAAATACCATCGCTACGTTAGAAAGCAGTAATAACATTAACAGTTTATCTTCCTCGTTCTTTCCTGACCATCCAACTTTATGGAATAAAAAAATACATAAACAAAACCCCATAAAAGCTGCTATTATGGATGCAGGAAACCGCTTGGCAGTCTGTAACGATTGTGCTGTAATACGGTGTAAATCAGGAAATTTCATTAGTTTAAAGTGTTAAAAGTACAAAAAATTATTCTGATATGGCGATTTTGCCGATAAACTGGCCGGTATCGTTTTCGGCAACGAACCAGAATATTCCGGGACGAACTCTTTTTCCGTTGTTGTCTGTTAAATCCCAAAAAGTTCCGCCATCTGCATTGCGCTCTACAAGCTGTCTTACACGCTCTCCCTGTAAAGTATAGATACGAACAACTGCGAAGGAAGGCAAATTGGAAATCGTAACTCCCTCTGAAACAGAGTTTTTCTTATACGGATTTGGGAATGCATATACTTCTGAAAAATCTGCTGCGGCTTCCCAAAAGGTAGCTACATCACCTAAGCTATCCCGCTGTGCCTCAAAATTTTGCCCAGTTATCCCCCGAATGGTTATTGAAACCGGAATTCCTGTTGCACCTAAGCGTATTCCTCGTAACCTTAACCAAATCTGGTCTGAACTCACCTCAAAATCTTGAACAAAACCAAATGGCTGAACCTGAAAACTTTCTAAATGAACAGACGTAGTATTGACGGGCTTGTTGAAATGCAATATTGCTTCATTATCTCCAGTTTTTTCCCAATTAGTTAGGAACAAAGCGGGCTGTTTGCTGACTTCTACCCACTGATAGATTTGGGTTGTATCTATCCAAAGGCCGGGTAAATTTATCAAAACCTGAATACTGTAATTTCCTGGTGGGCAATTATCGGCAGTATTTAAGAGTAACTTAGTGGAATCCGGTGTTGGAAATATTTCCGTTATAGGCAGTGAATCAGTGTTATGTGTGAGTTTTAAAACCGACAGTAGTAAATCCGGGTTGGGTATAGGCTGGCTAAACTGTACAGATACTTGGCTACCCCCGCTGACGTATGCACGCCTGATGTTCACCTGCCCATGTGTGCGGATAAACACAAGATTAGAAAATGCACCCGTATCCGGAAGAACACTGCGAACCACAAAGACATAACGCTCGTTTTTCTCTAAACCTCCAACTCCAAAAGAATTTCCAGAAATTGGGCTAATACCTTGAAAAAAATCATCAGTATATTTTGCCAATAAGATTTGATAACTACTTGACCCAGATCCAGACCATGTTAATTGTACAGAATCTTCTGAAACCAATGAGGCATTTAACGCTACTGCAGAAATGGATAATCCATTTGGCTGATATTCAAAAAAATAGGAAGTATCACTAACGCCGAGCAATACTTCTGCAAGGCCGTTTTTATCTACATCACCACACAGAATAGTTGGGTTGTATGTGCCATAATAAAACCAAATCCACTGATAATTACCATTTTGGAAACTTAGAATATATGTTTTGGGAAAGTTTGTGATAATGAGTTCCGGAAAGCCGTCTCCAGTTAAGTCTGCCATTGTTGCGGCAGGGCCGGTTTCGTCCTGAAAATCAAATAAGGCATCCTGCCAAATTCTTTGATATTGGTCGTCTGCCGTAGCTTCCCATATTTCGAGATTCCAGTAAGGAGGTTCATATTCACTATGTTCATCTCGTAAGGTAGAAGTGTGGGTAGCTACAAAAAATTCCGGCTTTCCGTTATGGTTCATATCTCCGGCACATAGGTAATCAGAAGATTTTTGCAAACCTGTTTCGTGAATAAAGTTTAACTTATAGGTATTGTTTCCGGTATTTTCATAGATTTGAAAATCACCATCAAAATCGCCAGTAACAATTTCCCTTTTTCCGTCTTGGTCAAAGTCTTCTACCAAAGCTTTGGGAGCTGTTGAACCCAGATAGTTTGTTGTGGAATCTGGAAGTGTTGCTGTGCGCTGAAAGGTAGAGCCGTTTTTCTCCAAAATGAAATAATTTCGAAAATCTTTGGCGATTATTTCTACGTTGGAGTCATTATCTGTATCAGCAAACCGTGCGGGATAACCTCTTTCTATTGTGCCGAGATTCAAAGACTTATTGGGAAACGGAGTGCCGGTAAGTAGTACAATAGAATCGTTTTTATTAGCTAAAAGTTCAGGCAAAAAATCGCCGGTAATATCAGCCGTATCCTTAGGGATAAGCAATTCCGGTATTGAAACGGAATCTTTTAGCAGAAACTTGATTCCGTTAAACTCCCAGAATTTAACCCGACCGTCATTAGCATCAAACTGAAATCTGCTGGAAACTATTTCAGGAAGGTTATTTTGGTTAAAATCAGTTAGGAATGGTAGTGTGTAAGCTAATGGGATTCCATAATTTTTGGGTTTAAATATGCGTTCGCTGGAAGGTATGATTTCGGGGATAAGCCATGTTTTTTGTATGTTAGTAGTTGATTTTAAGCTGCTTGTGCTGGTAAGTTCAAGCCACCATTGGATTTCGGCAGGTTGTGTGATTTCCGGGTTTATCAAGAAATGTCCGTTTCTGGTTATGCGGTCATAAGTGAGAGTGCAGGCTGCTGCTCCAGAATATTGATAAATCAAGCGGGTAGTACAAACTTCAGCGTGTTTAAAGGTAACAAGGATTTTGCGCTGGTTATCGTCCCAAACCGGTGTTGCATATAACACGGAAGTGATAGCGGCAGTAGTGTCTTTGTACAACCGTATTTTTACCTCATCTGTTTGTTGGTTTCTCAGGAAAACACGTAGCCGCAAGGTAATTTCTCCAGATGGAATGTTTGAAATATCCCACCAAGTAACCGTATCTTGTAGAACCTGCTTAAATTGTTTATCCAAAACATTTATCCATATTTGGTTGCTTTCATCTCTTCCTAAATGGTAATCTATGGAAAAACTTTGGAATAGCGGGTGTACGGCAGTAGCCACAATCGGGATTTGTGTTTGGTTGAGTCCTTGGTCTGGCTTTAGGTTATGGATTTTAACGATTGGGTTTCCGATAAGATTTAGGGCGCGAAAGGTATTTACGCGTCCTGCACCTGTGTAGTAGTCCCAGCCGATAGGGCCGATGTCATCACAGGTAGCGGTAAGCCGTCCGCGCATTTGGTCAGGAGTTAGTGTTGGGATTTTGCTTAGGCACAATGCGGCAGCACCACTTACGATGGGGGCAGCTATACTTGTTCCAGAAAAAAAACCAAATGCAGCATTGCCTAATGTATCCGACCGAGTAGGTGCAAAAACACTGCTCCCCGGCGCACATAAAGCAACATGATTTCCAAAACTACTTACTGGCCAAAGATACTCACGGCCAGCCTGCGCATCA belongs to Bacteroidia bacterium and includes:
- a CDS encoding cytochrome c, which codes for MKRIVSFSFAAACLFALVVVSCKGGEDTNTSGTNGASQETPSANNSATSANTASYDPKRGEGKFDASNVKVAALDESMVTKGDAIFKTKCSACHKLTDEKLVGPGWKGVTGRKEPYWIMNFITNPDAMIDKDPELQAQLEICLVRMPNQNLTDDDARHILEFMRKNDGAK
- the nosZ gene encoding Sec-dependent nitrous-oxide reductase, with amino-acid sequence MKLQSVFLYSLLGITLVGTSCKPKGTSSAVTGGAAEKTYVPPGKYDELYNFVSGGFSGQMSVYGLPSGRLLRVIPVFSVDPEKGWGYSEETKPMLNTSHGFVPWDDLHHVELSQTNGEVNGKWVFGNANNTPRIARIDLKTFRTAEIIELPNSAGNHSSPYGTENTEYVVAGTRFSVPADGAGSDVPISSYKENFKGHISFISVDKETGKMDLSFQIRTPGVNFDLARCGKAKSHGWFFFSCYNTEQANTLLEVNASKNDKDFIMAVNWKKAEEYLKAGKGKKVPVKYAHNTYNETTHTATSEFKNEVIVLDAAELKDICYFIPCPKSPHGCDVNPTGEYIVGSGKLAALLPVFSFDKIQTAIAEKQFEGEYGGIPVIKYEAALHGEVQKPGLGPLHTEFDANGFAYTSFFVSSEVVKWNVKELKVVDRVPTYYSVGHLCVPGGNTRKPYGKYVIAYNKITKDRYLPTGPELSQSAQLFDISGDKMQLILDFPTIGEPHYAQAAPAELFTKNQYKIYKIEENKHPYVAKGEAETKAVREGNKVHIYLTTIRSHIAPDNIEGVKVGDEVYFHVTNLEQDWDIPHGFAIKGANNGELLIMPGETTTLKWIPEKTGIFPMYCTDFCSALHQEMQGYVRVSPAGSNVPLTASIGKNAADEKAQK
- a CDS encoding nitrous oxide reductase accessory protein NosL is translated as MNTSKLSLKSKILVAFGGLMLALALFFPLWRIDFEAPQYPEGLRMFIYPHKMGGDVQIINGLNHYIGMKTIHDDSFVELKILPYLIGGFSVFFFLTAFLGGKKALYTLTLVFILFGIASMIDFWHWEYQYGHELDPNAAIKVPGATYQPPLIGYKLLLNFGVLSLPDVGGIMLVIAGLVLVIAIMLENNLLNRFMGKKMMLILPFSAMFFLACVSSGPESITLNKDNCAYCKMTISDGRFGCEIITEKGRTYKFDDIECMFAYLKQNQSTPIQSHWVHNYLDKSNLIPAEKSYYVTTTTKAISSPMGGNTAAFKNKSDAESAASKYNTQVQTWEQIAASKK
- a CDS encoding nitrous oxide reductase family maturation protein NosD translates to MGTNSRFKKITSVLLLSLFIGQFSPPKIYSAVFSVGEKFQLKNIRQALLLANPHDTITVYGGKYQEGNLVIQKPITLIGINNPIIDGEKKHEVISIKADSVTITGFIIQQSSHAILEDPAGIKVYNRRNIAIIGNRIEDTYFGVYIQNGSHCIIKNNTLIGKAAEEYQSGNGIHCWKSDSLQIIGNSIQGHRDGIYFEFVTASIIWRNISKHNLRYGLHFMFSDNDAYISNVFKHNGAGVAVMFTKKVVMLNNHYQDNWGDSAYGILLKEISDAYMMGNNFYANTSAIFMEGTNRIIIERNNFKDNGWGIKIQASCMDNVVRYNNFINNTFDVSTNGNLVLNTFEKNYWDKYEGYDLDKDSIGDVPYHPLSLFSVIAEKNPTVMLLYRSFMVMLLDKSEKIIPSLTPENFVDNSPVIKKWKL
- a CDS encoding ABC transporter ATP-binding protein produces the protein METVIEVKNLSKQFNKIPVLKNVNLTLNKGECIALIGPNACGKTTLIKSILGMVLPTQGEIFFQGKTIKQDNLYRNHIGYMPQIGKYPENMTINQVIEMIKDIRPWITTYDEDLITQFQLQAMAFKKMRTLSGGTTQKVSAAIAFLFNPDVLILDEPTAGLDPLAADILKEKIIRERNNGKLILITSHLLSELDELISEVIFMQEGNIIFHQKTQELREQTQESKISKAISVILQKNNP